One genomic segment of Arachis duranensis cultivar V14167 chromosome 4, aradu.V14167.gnm2.J7QH, whole genome shotgun sequence includes these proteins:
- the LOC107485067 gene encoding uncharacterized protein LOC107485067, with amino-acid sequence MSDSKNSILQKLGVFGSKWVKKLYYKIPIAVVSTGVKYDTFVVKADEDLRVLFHCVRSFPEIRIHELFAKLEVGVESSGASTPVPGSTAAGGASSLMPTVRPYLPPVASPSFAADLDRTEVVGFVPLENAVVFEPPHDVSTGGGLLTYMEGFGGPDRVENAMCDDDSDQEPVDIVGDSDDDTGANPHTQHMPSSSASQQYPPHFSTLNLDALAQQENGGNTVGGSSTEFQIGQLFQNKDEAVLSVKDYSIRRGVEYRVIESDHLKYHGKCKEFEKGCSWLIRVALRARKGTWEVRRYNGPHTCLATSISSDHRQLDYHIICARILPLVRADAAVTVKVLQQVTEADYGFRPSYRKVWMAKQKAVAQIYGDWGRVVCGPATLDLRGPVNNARNNHGVEDLSRSASCIDGTHLYGKYGGTLLLAIAQDGNSNILPIAFALVEGENAESWLFFLSNLREHVTPQEGILVITDRHNGIKAALEAPENGWLPPRAFRAYYIRHVAANFALTFKGKDLRRMLVNAAYAKTEAEFYYWFDIMRTENPAMCDWANRMEYDKWTQHEDSG; translated from the exons ATGTCAGATTCGAAGAACAGCATCTTGCAGAAGCTTGGCGTGTTTGGTAGCAAGTGGGTGAAGAAACTATACTACAAGATCCCCATCGCAGTTGTCTCGACCGGTGTTAAGTATGATACCTTTGTGGTTAAGGCTGATGAAGATCTTAGGGTTTTGTTCCATTGCGTAAGGAGTTTTCCGGAGATCAGAATCCATGAGTTGTTCGCGAAGTTGGAGGTCGGTGTTGAAAGTTCTGGGGCATCCACTCCAGTTCCTGGCTCGACTGCCGCCGGAGGTGCATCTAGTTTGATGCCTACGGTCAGACCGTATCTTCCACCAGTAGCATCCCCTTCATTCGCGGCTGATTTAGACCGAACAGAGGTTGTTGGTTTTGTACCTTTGGAGAATGCAGTAGTTTTTGAGCCTCCTCACGATGTCAGCACTGGGGGTGGCCTGTTAACTTATATGGAAGGCTTTGGTGGACCCGATCGAGTAGAGAATGCAATGTGTGACGATGACTCTGACCAGGAGCCTGTTGATATCGTAGGGGACAGCGACGATGACACAGGTGCAAATCCACATACGCAGCATATGCCTTCAAGTTCTGCTTCTCAGCAGTACCCTCCACACTTCTCCACACTAAACTTGGATGCTCTGGCTCAACAGGAGAACGGTGGTAATACAGTCGGGGGCTCTTCTACAGAATTTCAGATCGGGCAATTATTCCAGAACAAAGATGAAGCTGTGCTGAGTGTGAAGGACTATAGCATCCGGCGAGGTGTTGAGTACAGAGTCATCGAATCAGATCATCTGAAGTATCATGGAAAATGCAAAGAATTCGAGAAGGGTTGTAGTTGGTTGATTCGAGTAGCCCTGCGTGCACGTAAGGGAACTTGGGAGGTTAGGAGGTACAACGGGCCACACACATGCTTGGCAACCTCTATTTCGAGTGATCACCGTCAGCTGGATTACCACATCATCTGTGCGAGGATTCTTCCGTTGGTTAGGGCAGACGCTGCGGTTACAGTAAAGGTATTGCAACAAGTTACAGAAGCTGATTACGGGTTCCGACCTAGCTACAGGAAGGTTTGGATGGCCAAGCAGAAGGCAGTGGCACAAATATATGGCGATTGGGGAAGAGTCGTATGCGGACCTGCCACGTTGGATCTTAGGGGTCCAGTCAACAATGCCCGAAACAATCACGGTGTTGAAGACCTTTCCCGTTCGGCTTCGTG TATTGATGGTACCCACCTGTATGGCAAGTATGGAGGGACGCTGCTGTTGGCGATAGCGCAGGATGGGAACTCGAACATCCTACCGATAGCAtttgcccttgtggagggagAGAATGCAGAGTCGTGGTTATTCTTCTTGTCCAACCTACGAGAGCATGTAACTCCTCAGGAGGGTATCCTTGTTATCACCGACAGGCATAATGGGATCAAAGCAGCGCTTGAGGCACCGGAGAATGGGTGGCTCCCTCCCCGTGCTTTCCGAGCGTACTATATTCGGCATGTGGCGGCCAATTTTGCCCTTACGTTCAAAGGTAAGGACTTAAGGAGGATGCTGGTGAATGCTGCCTACGCAAAGACTGAAGCAGAGTTCTATTACTGGTTTGACATCATGCGGACTGAGAATCCAGCAATGTGTGACTGGGCCAACCGGATGGAGTACGACAAATGGACCCAACATGAGGATAGTGGTTGA